The DNA segment CGGAGCGGCGGCTCTCCTGCTGCCCAACGCCAACGCCTCGCAGGACAAGGCCTCGGAAGCGGCCGGCACCGCCAGGACCCTGAAGGCCGCGGACGCCTCGGACCTCGCCGCGCAACTGCAGAAGCTGCTCGGCGGCGCCTTCGCCGGCTCCTACTACGACAGCACCAGGCAGCAGCTGGTCGTCAACGTGGTCAGCGGCGACAACAACGTCATCGTGCAGGCGAAGAAGGCCGGTGCGGCGGTCCGCGAGGTCAGCAACAGCACCGCCGAACTCAGGGCCGCCGCGGGCACGCTGAAGAAGGAGGCGACCGTCCCGGGCACCGCCTGGGCCGTCGACCCGCGCACGAACAAGGTCGTCGTCACCGCCGACAGCACGGTGACCGGCACCCGCTGGAACCAGGTCGAGTCGACCGTGAAGAGCCTCGGTCCCGGCATGGCGACCCTCAAGAAGTCCGCCGGCACGTTCCGGACCTTCGTCTCGGGCGGCGACGCCATCTTCTCCCAGGTGCAGGGCGGCAGCGTGCGCTGCTCCCTCGGCTTCAACGTCACCGCCTCCGACGGCAGCCCCGCCTTCCTGACGGCCGGTCACTGCGGCGTCGCCGCCAAGCAGTGGTCCGACTCCGAGACCGGGCAGCCGATCGCCACCGTGGACCAGGCCACCTTCCCGGGCAACGACTTCTCCCTGGTCAAGTACGACGACCCCAACACCCAGGCCCCGAGCGAGGTCAACACCGGCAACGGGCAGACCGTCCAGATCACCCAGGCGGCCGACGCCACGGTCGGTGAGAACGTGTTCCGGATGGGTTCCACCACCGGGCTGCACGACGGCCAGGTCACCGGCCTCGACGCCACCGTCAACTTCCAGAGCGAGACCGACCCGAACGGCGTCGACACCGTCAACGGCCTCATCCAGACCGACGTCTGCGCCGAGCCCGGCGACAGCGGCGGCTCCCTGTTCACCCAGGACGGCGGCGCCGTCGGCCTCACCTCGGGCGGCAGCGGCGACTGCACGAGCGGCGGAGAGACCTTCTTCCAGCCGGTCACCGCCGCCCTCCAGGCCACCGGCGCCACCCTCGGCGACGGCGGCGCCGCCGGAAACGGCGCGGGCGACGAGGCGGGTGCCGGGGATCAGGCGGGTGCAGGGGACCAGGCGGGCGCCGGGGATCAGGCGGGCACCGCCGACCCGTCGGCCTCGGCCGGGGACCAGTCCGGGGCGGGGGACCAGTCCGGGGCCGGCGATCAGTCCGGAGCCGGGGCCGGTGACCAGAACGCCGGATCGGCCGACCCGTCCGGCGCGGGCGGTGACCAGAGCGGCGCCGACGACGGCTCGGGCACCGGGGACCAGTACGGCGCGGGCACGGGCGACGGATCGTCGTCCGTGACGGGCACGCACTGAGGCGCAGAGCGCACCGCGCAGAGTCCAGAGCGCCCAGCGCAACGGGCTCCGCTGACGGGCCGTGAAGCCGATCCGGCCCGTCGGCGGCCTCGGAGCTGGTGAGGCCGCCGGTCGAGACCCGGTGACAGCGTCCCGGAGGGACGTACCGCCCACCTTCCCTCCCCCGTGACCCCACGGGATCCGGAGGACAGGCCCTGGTGGTCGCCGTCTGCCCAGCTGATTCCCAGAAGGCGGAAGGGCAGCCGGCGGCCGCGGTGCCCCACCGAGCAGCGCTCCTGACCGAAGCAGGGTCGGCGGACGAACCCGGTCAGCCGCTCCGGCGATTGGCGCCCGTCGACCGTCGACCGTCGACCGGCGGCCGGCGGCCGGCGTCCGGTGCCGGGGGGCCGATTACCGGCGTTCGCCGGCTCAGCCGTCGCCCCGTGCCCGCAGGAGCAGCAGGGCCACGTCGTCCACCCGCTCCCGTGCCGCCACGCTGTGCCGGACGAGCTGGTCGGCGAGGGTCTCGAGCGGCAGGTCGCCGACTTCGGCGAGCAGGGCGCCGAGGCGGGCCACGGCGTGTTCGATGTCGACGCCGGGGGATTCCACGAGGCCGTCCGTGTAGAGGGCGAGGACCGAACCGGGAGGCAGGAAGACCTCGGTCGTCGGATAGGTCGCCCCCGAGTCGATGCCCAGCAGCGGGCCACCGGCCAGGTCCAGCACGCGCACCCGCCCATTGGGACGTCTGAGCAGCGGCGGCGGATGGCCCGCGCGCGCCATCACGGCCCGCCCCTGGGCCGGGTCGAGACGCAGGTACAGACAGCTGGCGAACAGCTCGGCGCCGAGGTCGATGAGCAGCCGGTTGGTGCTGCGCATCACCTCCTGGGGCGGCTGGCCGACCGTGGTGTACGCCCGTACTCCCGTACGGATCTGCCCCATCAGCGCCGCCGCCGTCACGTTGTGCCCCTGTACGTCGCCGATCACCGCGGCCGCCTGCGGCCGCGCCGGCACCAGGTCGTAGAAGTCGCCGCCGATCTCCATCCCCTGCGTGGCGGGAAGATAGCGTGCGGCCGCCTCGACCCCGGGCGGCGGCACCAGCGAGTGCGGCAGCAGGGCGTCCTGGAGCCCGTGCGCGAGCTGCTTCTTGGCGTCGTACAGCTGGGCGCGCTCCAGCGCCTGCGCGATCAGGCCGCCGAGGCTGGTCAGGACGGCGCGCTCGTCCGCGGGGAAGCAGCGCGGCTCGGCGTACGCGAGCACACACGTCCCCACCGGCCGTCCGGACACGATCAGCGGCAGGTAGGCCCAGGCCGAGAACCCGTCGGGCGCCTCGTGCGCGCGGTGCCGGCCGGGGTACTGCC comes from the Streptomyces sp. NBC_00820 genome and includes:
- a CDS encoding S1 family peptidase gives rise to the protein MPKRKAAIAVGGVAALGAAALLLPNANASQDKASEAAGTARTLKAADASDLAAQLQKLLGGAFAGSYYDSTRQQLVVNVVSGDNNVIVQAKKAGAAVREVSNSTAELRAAAGTLKKEATVPGTAWAVDPRTNKVVVTADSTVTGTRWNQVESTVKSLGPGMATLKKSAGTFRTFVSGGDAIFSQVQGGSVRCSLGFNVTASDGSPAFLTAGHCGVAAKQWSDSETGQPIATVDQATFPGNDFSLVKYDDPNTQAPSEVNTGNGQTVQITQAADATVGENVFRMGSTTGLHDGQVTGLDATVNFQSETDPNGVDTVNGLIQTDVCAEPGDSGGSLFTQDGGAVGLTSGGSGDCTSGGETFFQPVTAALQATGATLGDGGAAGNGAGDEAGAGDQAGAGDQAGAGDQAGTADPSASAGDQSGAGDQSGAGDQSGAGAGDQNAGSADPSGAGGDQSGADDGSGTGDQYGAGTGDGSSSVTGTH